A single window of uncultured Pseudodesulfovibrio sp. DNA harbors:
- a CDS encoding tetratricopeptide repeat protein, producing MTHTHRIEFHATMAALVLLALLALTGCAQKKTSTISPASRPLSPSAQLNYDYLLYRDQMQQLQRHVTQGKRSPLTDEEANELHINAVEALDRILAIEPSPELYLEKAGLFWNHPEGTSRSRATLKEGLALFPDDQMLTIYLANSYIADNRVEDAINVMNEYLAKRPDDIQARERLGQMLMDAGKDAQALDVLKQIPEKERSADAIYIMGRVQGNLGMRKAAIASLKKAIAMDPEFSEALVELAFQYELAKDYVSAEKIYTSILEQNGSFPEARLRLINLNLKLNNPAKALQLTLDGPPSKSFILDAVLMFINDDFFAQGSTALDMLTSDGTTPAEYYFYKAVIADEGENDPDKALDYLSKVAKTDRLYPHALRFKAQLFSLQGKKKEALEIAVKGKELYPDAPIFYILESTLHKHNRNLTGSEKALKQGLARLKNDPELTYELAMTYEAMGKRTEGLALMETVIRSHPDHANALNYVGYTLAEENRELDRALVLVTKASALDPENGYILDSVAWVHFRKGNLDKAWEYVRYAVDVVNTDPTIWEHYGDIAVAAGKIKEARKGYNFALKFGHADADMIRKKLKDL from the coding sequence ATGACACACACGCACCGGATTGAATTTCACGCAACGATGGCAGCCTTAGTGCTTCTCGCACTCTTGGCCCTCACCGGTTGCGCCCAAAAGAAAACCTCGACAATATCCCCAGCGTCCCGGCCTTTAAGCCCGTCCGCACAACTGAACTACGACTATCTCCTGTACCGGGATCAGATGCAGCAGTTGCAGAGGCATGTAACCCAAGGCAAACGAAGTCCGTTGACCGACGAAGAAGCCAATGAACTGCATATCAATGCTGTTGAGGCCCTTGACCGTATTCTTGCCATAGAACCTTCTCCCGAATTGTATTTGGAAAAAGCGGGGTTGTTCTGGAATCACCCGGAAGGCACAAGCCGTTCCCGAGCTACGCTCAAGGAAGGGCTGGCACTCTTCCCAGACGATCAAATGCTGACCATTTATCTGGCCAACTCCTATATCGCGGACAATCGTGTGGAAGACGCCATCAACGTCATGAACGAATACTTGGCCAAACGTCCCGACGACATTCAAGCCCGCGAACGGCTTGGCCAGATGCTCATGGACGCTGGCAAGGACGCTCAAGCTCTTGATGTCCTCAAACAAATTCCCGAGAAAGAACGCAGCGCCGATGCCATCTACATCATGGGCCGCGTGCAGGGGAACCTCGGCATGCGCAAGGCAGCTATTGCCAGCCTGAAAAAGGCCATCGCCATGGACCCGGAATTTTCTGAAGCCTTGGTCGAGCTGGCCTTCCAATACGAACTGGCCAAGGATTACGTCTCCGCCGAAAAAATTTACACCTCTATACTGGAACAGAATGGCTCCTTTCCCGAGGCCCGACTTCGGCTCATCAATCTCAACCTCAAACTGAACAATCCAGCCAAGGCGTTACAATTGACGCTGGACGGTCCGCCCTCCAAAAGCTTTATTCTCGACGCGGTACTCATGTTCATCAACGACGACTTCTTTGCTCAGGGGTCCACGGCGTTGGATATGCTGACATCGGACGGAACAACCCCGGCGGAATACTATTTCTATAAAGCGGTCATCGCTGACGAAGGCGAAAATGACCCAGACAAAGCGCTGGACTATCTCAGCAAGGTCGCCAAGACAGATCGACTCTATCCACATGCGTTGCGATTCAAGGCTCAACTTTTCAGCCTTCAGGGTAAAAAGAAGGAAGCTCTGGAGATCGCGGTCAAAGGCAAGGAATTGTATCCCGACGCACCTATTTTCTACATCCTTGAGTCGACCCTGCACAAACATAACAGGAATCTTACCGGATCCGAAAAAGCCCTGAAACAAGGCCTTGCCCGACTGAAGAACGACCCGGAACTGACCTACGAGCTGGCCATGACCTATGAGGCCATGGGAAAACGAACTGAAGGGCTGGCTTTGATGGAAACTGTGATTCGGTCACACCCGGATCACGCCAATGCCTTGAACTATGTCGGCTACACACTGGCTGAAGAAAATCGCGAACTGGATCGTGCTCTGGTGTTAGTCACCAAGGCTTCTGCTCTTGACCCTGAAAACGGGTATATCCTTGATTCCGTCGCGTGGGTCCATTTCAGGAAGGGGAATCTCGACAAGGCCTGGGAATATGTTCGCTATGCAGTCGACGTGGTAAATACGGACCCGACCATTTGGGAACATTATGGCGACATTGCTGTTGCCGCAGGCAAGATCAAGGAAGCGCGCAAGGGCTACAACTTCGCCCTTAAATTTGGACATGCCGACGCCGACATGATCAGAAAGAAGCTGAAAGACCTATGA
- a CDS encoding RNA polymerase factor sigma-32, translating into MTSQETKTAVEPEIVDIEEENLDIPEPNAVPINAPAKAAGLESKLPAFVPMPSSKEVRVRDPLQLYLKEIARFPMLEPEEEYALAKRVQEENDQDAAFQLVSSHLRLVVKIAMDFQRRWMQNGLDLIQEGNVGLLKAVTKFDPEKGIKFSYYAAFWVKAYILKYIMDNWRMVKIGTTQTQRKLFYNLNKERQRLQTMGFDPTTEVLSERLGVSESEIVEMDQRLSKNDMSLNTPLGEDSDATKMDFLPTLGPGVEESIANNQIVDLLLDNLKEIRPTLNEKEATILDDRLLSEDPVTLREIGERFGVTRERVRQIEARLLVKIREHMTGRIKDFSKDWVVEQD; encoded by the coding sequence ATGACATCACAAGAGACAAAGACCGCAGTCGAACCGGAAATCGTAGATATCGAAGAAGAGAACCTCGATATACCGGAACCGAACGCTGTTCCCATCAATGCCCCGGCCAAAGCCGCAGGGCTGGAGTCGAAGCTCCCCGCATTTGTCCCGATGCCCTCTTCCAAAGAGGTCAGGGTTCGGGATCCCTTACAGCTTTATCTCAAGGAAATCGCTCGGTTCCCCATGTTGGAACCGGAAGAAGAGTATGCGCTCGCCAAACGTGTACAGGAAGAGAACGACCAGGATGCCGCATTCCAACTCGTTTCCTCCCACCTGCGACTGGTGGTCAAAATCGCCATGGATTTCCAACGACGCTGGATGCAGAACGGACTGGATCTTATTCAGGAAGGCAATGTCGGCCTGCTCAAGGCCGTGACCAAATTCGACCCGGAAAAAGGCATCAAATTTTCCTACTATGCTGCATTCTGGGTCAAAGCTTACATCCTGAAATACATCATGGACAACTGGCGGATGGTCAAGATCGGGACCACCCAGACGCAACGGAAGTTGTTTTACAACCTGAACAAGGAACGGCAACGACTCCAGACCATGGGTTTCGATCCAACGACTGAAGTCCTGAGCGAGCGACTCGGCGTATCCGAATCCGAAATTGTCGAAATGGACCAACGTCTGTCCAAGAATGACATGTCGCTGAACACTCCGTTGGGCGAAGACTCCGATGCCACCAAAATGGACTTTCTGCCCACGTTGGGACCGGGTGTCGAAGAGTCCATCGCCAACAATCAGATTGTGGATCTCCTGCTGGACAACCTCAAGGAAATCCGCCCTACCCTTAATGAAAAGGAAGCAACCATTCTTGATGACAGGTTGCTTTCCGAAGACCCCGTGACTCTGCGTGAAATCGGTGAACGATTTGGCGTTACACGGGAGCGAGTGCGACAGATTGAAGCCAGATTACTGGTAAAAATCCGTGAGCACATGACCGGCAGAATCAAAGACTTTTCCAAGGACTGGGTAGTCGAGCAGGACTAA
- a CDS encoding homocysteine S-methyltransferase family protein — MPDFRSILDDDRIYFFDGGYGTLLQGRGLPAGLSPELWGLKEPDVIRGVHQDYLDAGANVLTTNTFGGSRPKLGLDADPYELNKAMTQIAREVAGDTAFVAASIGPTGHFVQPLGDMTFRELVDIYKEQIKGCVDGGADLILGETHFDLAEARAVVIAARLVCDLPVAMSMTFEGPASLTGTSPLTFVDTMQNMGVELIGTNCSAGPEQMHETLRSWQCRLETPTFAEANAGLPELDDDGNTSFRLPPEPFAEQAVGFVDLGAKFIGGCCGTTPDHIRALRVKVGDTPWKRPQKTDTAQMVLTSRSVSVPIGFDHPGVIIGERINPTGKKQLIAELQEGVFTEAHRFATEQIELGAPVLDVNVGAPMVNEVELLPELVTSLVGRFTTPLSIDSNDPKAVEAGLWNYPGSPLVNSISGEPGKMEALGPLCKLFGAPFILLPIVGNKLPVTAKERLDVIADLLAQADNLGIPRRLIMVDALALTVSSKPEAARHSMDVMRHCRDEWGLPTTIGLSNISFGLPARELLNSTFLSISMVSGLCSFISNPNSERIQEALHATEVMLNRDPQAERYIEKFSDWTGGSGAAQSGSAPAKGDDTQGLPPVQAAVIKGNKDGILALVDVELEAGTKAMDIVNDMLIPGILVVGDKYERKEYFLPQLLQSAETMQNAFKRLQPLLEEDGDAGEKPVVIMATVEGDIHDIGKNIVCLMLKNYGFDVVDLGKDVSADKIVDAAEENDAAIIGLSALMTTTMVRMEDTVKLVEERGLKAKVIIGGAVVTEKFCNAIGAAGWSTDAVSAVKLAQRLTQ; from the coding sequence GTGCCCGATTTCAGGTCCATACTCGACGACGACAGGATATATTTCTTTGATGGTGGTTACGGTACCTTGCTGCAAGGCAGGGGGCTTCCGGCCGGACTTTCCCCTGAGTTGTGGGGATTGAAGGAGCCAGATGTTATTCGTGGCGTGCATCAAGACTATTTGGATGCTGGTGCGAACGTTTTGACAACCAATACTTTTGGTGGCTCTCGTCCCAAGCTTGGCCTTGATGCTGATCCGTATGAGTTGAACAAAGCCATGACCCAGATCGCCCGAGAAGTAGCCGGTGACACAGCCTTTGTTGCTGCCTCCATCGGGCCTACAGGGCATTTCGTACAGCCGCTCGGTGACATGACTTTCCGCGAATTGGTGGACATATACAAAGAGCAGATCAAAGGGTGTGTTGACGGCGGTGCCGACCTTATTCTTGGTGAAACGCATTTTGATCTGGCAGAAGCCCGGGCCGTGGTTATCGCTGCTCGTCTGGTGTGCGATCTGCCGGTGGCCATGTCCATGACATTCGAGGGACCGGCTTCTTTGACCGGGACTTCTCCACTGACATTTGTCGATACCATGCAGAATATGGGCGTAGAACTTATCGGCACCAACTGTTCTGCTGGCCCAGAGCAGATGCATGAAACTCTGCGTTCCTGGCAGTGTCGCTTGGAGACCCCGACTTTTGCCGAGGCCAATGCGGGGCTTCCTGAATTGGACGACGATGGTAATACCTCTTTCCGTTTGCCGCCCGAACCGTTTGCTGAACAGGCGGTCGGATTCGTGGACCTTGGTGCGAAGTTTATTGGTGGTTGTTGTGGAACCACCCCGGATCATATCCGTGCCTTGCGTGTCAAAGTGGGGGATACCCCATGGAAAAGACCGCAAAAGACCGACACTGCCCAGATGGTTTTGACTTCCCGGTCTGTCTCCGTACCGATTGGTTTCGATCATCCCGGTGTAATCATTGGTGAACGCATCAACCCCACCGGTAAGAAGCAGCTTATCGCTGAATTGCAGGAAGGTGTATTCACCGAAGCTCACCGGTTTGCCACTGAACAAATTGAACTCGGCGCACCTGTACTTGATGTCAACGTGGGCGCGCCCATGGTGAACGAAGTCGAGTTGCTGCCCGAGCTTGTTACCTCTTTGGTGGGCCGGTTCACTACGCCGTTGTCCATCGATTCCAATGACCCCAAGGCTGTTGAAGCCGGTCTGTGGAATTATCCCGGTTCGCCGTTGGTCAATTCCATTTCCGGTGAACCCGGCAAGATGGAGGCGCTTGGTCCCTTATGTAAACTTTTTGGTGCTCCGTTTATTCTTTTACCGATCGTGGGCAACAAGTTGCCGGTCACTGCCAAGGAGCGGCTGGATGTTATCGCTGATCTTTTGGCTCAGGCCGATAACCTAGGAATACCGCGCCGTCTGATTATGGTTGACGCTCTCGCCTTGACTGTTTCTTCCAAACCAGAGGCGGCCCGTCACTCAATGGATGTCATGCGGCATTGTCGTGATGAATGGGGGCTGCCGACCACCATTGGATTGTCGAATATCTCTTTTGGTTTGCCAGCTCGAGAGTTGCTCAATTCGACCTTTCTGAGCATTTCCATGGTCTCGGGGCTGTGTTCATTTATCTCCAATCCGAATTCAGAGCGTATTCAGGAAGCGTTGCATGCCACCGAGGTGATGCTTAATCGTGATCCGCAAGCAGAGCGGTATATTGAGAAGTTTTCCGACTGGACCGGCGGCAGTGGTGCTGCCCAATCAGGATCAGCTCCTGCCAAAGGTGATGATACACAGGGCTTGCCTCCTGTGCAGGCAGCCGTGATCAAAGGCAACAAGGATGGCATCCTCGCACTCGTGGATGTCGAGTTGGAAGCTGGTACCAAAGCCATGGATATCGTCAACGACATGTTGATTCCCGGTATCTTGGTTGTGGGTGACAAGTATGAGAGGAAAGAATATTTCCTGCCGCAGCTTTTGCAGTCCGCAGAGACCATGCAAAATGCGTTTAAGCGGCTTCAACCGTTGCTCGAAGAGGACGGCGACGCAGGCGAAAAGCCTGTTGTCATCATGGCAACTGTCGAAGGTGATATTCACGACATTGGCAAGAACATCGTGTGTTTGATGCTCAAAAATTATGGGTTTGACGTGGTTGATCTTGGCAAGGATGTCTCTGCCGACAAAATCGTTGACGCTGCCGAGGAAAACGATGCGGCCATTATCGGATTGTCTGCGCTTATGACCACGACCATGGTGCGCATGGAAGATACCGTGAAGCTTGTCGAAGAGCGCGGCCTGAAGGCTAAGGTCATCATCGGCGGGGCTGTTGTTACTGAAAAATTCTGTAACGCAATAGGTGCTGCCGGATGGTCCACAGACGCTGTCTCAGCCGTCAAGCTGGCACAAAGATTGACGCAATAA
- a CDS encoding YkgJ family cysteine cluster protein, with amino-acid sequence MHNDETQEFLASLPELEEGKTYCFKCYPGIQCFNDCCSDLDMILTPYDILRMRGALDMSSIEFLRVYTTGHHAPDTNFPVFKFRMTDDKARTCAFVTDKGCRIYKDRPGACRMYPLGRATKPDGKGGVSEQFFIVKEDHCKGFLEKDEWTGSSWKKDQGFQEYTAHNDRYMNILSRIKQEGRPVSEKMSHMATLALYKVDEFQRFITKMRLFERVEVDEKRQKAILENEHVALAFAMDWFELMLFHDTSKLKTKGVTPRGPACKS; translated from the coding sequence ATGCACAACGACGAGACCCAAGAGTTTCTGGCCTCACTTCCTGAATTGGAAGAGGGTAAGACATATTGTTTCAAATGTTATCCCGGCATTCAGTGTTTCAATGATTGCTGTAGCGATCTGGATATGATCCTGACGCCGTATGACATTCTGCGTATGCGCGGGGCATTGGATATGTCCAGCATCGAATTTTTGCGTGTATATACAACCGGTCACCATGCGCCTGACACCAATTTCCCGGTGTTTAAATTCCGTATGACAGATGACAAGGCCCGGACTTGCGCCTTTGTTACTGACAAGGGATGTCGGATTTACAAAGATCGTCCCGGTGCATGTCGCATGTATCCGCTTGGTCGCGCCACCAAGCCCGACGGAAAGGGCGGCGTGTCCGAACAATTCTTCATCGTCAAGGAAGATCACTGTAAAGGCTTTCTGGAAAAGGATGAGTGGACTGGTTCTTCCTGGAAGAAAGATCAGGGATTTCAGGAATATACCGCACACAATGATCGGTACATGAACATTCTGTCCCGCATCAAGCAGGAAGGCCGTCCTGTCTCCGAAAAGATGAGCCATATGGCCACTCTGGCCCTGTATAAAGTCGACGAATTTCAGCGGTTCATCACGAAAATGCGTCTTTTTGAGCGTGTTGAGGTGGACGAAAAGCGTCAGAAAGCGATATTGGAAAACGAACATGTCGCTTTGGCCTTTGCCATGGACTGGTTCGAACTGATGCTTTTTCATGATACATCCAAGTTGAAAACCAAGGGAGTGACGCCGCGTGGGCCTGCCTGTAAATCCTAA
- the rfaE2 gene encoding D-glycero-beta-D-manno-heptose 1-phosphate adenylyltransferase — protein MSIRTFLKKKAEFMPGHRLVFTNGCFDVLHPGHVDLLTRTRALGDSLVLGLNSDESVKMLGKGDDRPLNNQDERAFVLAGLTCVDYIVIFHESTPLELIKACRPQVLVKGGDWPVDTIVGADVVEKAGGEVHSLPLLEGYSTTGFLDRIRNS, from the coding sequence ATGTCCATCCGCACCTTCTTAAAAAAGAAGGCGGAGTTCATGCCCGGCCACAGGTTGGTCTTTACCAACGGTTGCTTTGACGTGTTGCATCCCGGTCATGTTGATTTGCTGACGCGTACCCGTGCGCTCGGTGATTCCCTTGTTCTCGGTCTCAATTCCGATGAGTCCGTCAAGATGCTTGGCAAGGGGGATGATCGTCCTCTGAACAATCAGGATGAACGCGCGTTTGTTCTGGCAGGTTTGACCTGTGTGGATTATATCGTGATTTTTCATGAGTCCACGCCTCTTGAGTTGATCAAGGCATGTCGTCCACAGGTTCTCGTCAAGGGTGGCGACTGGCCAGTAGATACTATCGTGGGCGCAGATGTTGTGGAAAAAGCGGGTGGTGAGGTCCATAGCCTTCCCCTGCTCGAAGGATATTCGACAACGGGTTTTCTTGATAGAATCCGAAACAGTTAA
- the selD gene encoding selenide, water dikinase SelD, with the protein MQKFKLVSMVKAAGUAAKIAPGDLETALSGLNVRHDDRVLAGGPGDNEDAAIVSFPAGKALVQTVDFFTPVVNDPYQFGRIAAANALSDVYAMGGEPWTAMNIVCFPPTKLPLEVLTAILKGGQDAVDEAGAVAAGGHSVEDDEIKFGLAVSGVVDPDNFASNRGVEPGDELILTKPIGTGVLATAVKGEMPGYEPMEALLYETCGRLNKAGGAVIRELGVKGATDITGFGLGGHMLELAEASNVRLELRMKNVPLLPGALEMASMGMLPAGSICNRNHYLPKVDVADGLDPIHFDLMFDAQTSGGLLLAVKPDQLDQAMNMLIHAGDVAAHVGRAYAISPGQASLAIL; encoded by the coding sequence ATGCAGAAATTCAAATTAGTCAGCATGGTCAAAGCCGCAGGTTGAGCGGCTAAGATCGCTCCAGGGGACCTGGAGACAGCACTTTCCGGACTGAATGTCCGCCACGATGACCGCGTTCTTGCCGGAGGTCCCGGCGATAACGAGGACGCTGCCATTGTGTCTTTTCCCGCAGGCAAGGCGCTTGTGCAGACTGTGGATTTCTTTACGCCGGTGGTCAATGATCCTTACCAATTTGGACGTATTGCCGCTGCCAATGCCCTTTCTGATGTGTACGCCATGGGCGGTGAACCGTGGACGGCCATGAACATCGTGTGTTTCCCGCCGACAAAATTACCGTTGGAAGTGCTGACCGCCATTCTTAAGGGCGGGCAGGACGCTGTGGACGAGGCCGGAGCCGTTGCAGCCGGTGGTCACAGTGTGGAAGACGATGAAATCAAGTTCGGGTTGGCTGTTTCCGGTGTCGTGGACCCGGATAATTTTGCGTCCAATCGGGGTGTGGAGCCGGGTGATGAACTGATTTTGACCAAGCCTATCGGGACCGGTGTGCTGGCTACCGCCGTCAAGGGTGAAATGCCGGGGTACGAACCGATGGAAGCATTGCTTTATGAAACCTGTGGTCGTCTCAACAAGGCTGGCGGTGCGGTTATTCGGGAGCTTGGTGTGAAAGGGGCGACGGATATCACTGGCTTTGGTCTTGGCGGTCATATGCTGGAATTGGCGGAGGCGAGTAATGTTCGTCTGGAATTACGTATGAAAAATGTTCCTTTGCTGCCCGGAGCCTTGGAAATGGCTTCCATGGGTATGTTGCCTGCTGGGTCCATTTGTAATCGTAATCACTACCTGCCCAAAGTGGATGTCGCCGATGGGTTGGACCCTATTCATTTTGATTTGATGTTTGACGCCCAAACCTCGGGCGGTCTGCTTTTGGCAGTCAAGCCGGACCAGCTTGATCAGGCTATGAATATGCTTATTCATGCCGGTGACGTCGCTGCCCATGTCGGCAGGGCTTACGCAATTTCTCCCGGTCAGGCCTCGCTGGCAATCCTGTAA
- a CDS encoding PAS domain S-box protein has protein sequence MTQETTPQGQPATEQSCQEKIKEFELTDGCFKALFESSSDGLVYTNPEGVILKVNPAFCTMLGYPAEKLIGKTPLDFAPPENREAEAEFIRNILSSEESNIKFEKELVRADGHRIQVQVNLWDCPNSQIKGGTWGTVRDLTAQKNAEFEAIKSHERYLFMAENTDDVIWAMGPDFIYTYVSPSVKRQRGFSPEEIVGSHGEKAMPLESKTRLKVAFDEAREKALLGDDVTITRIELELFCKDGSTIWVESVIKALWDTSGKWLGSVGSSRDISDRKKMEEKLKKSQHSVRALLDAITEPVGLFELKGTILAANQTLADILGRSVEQAIGCNIYDFMPDMLANTVKKAFTKVKTAGEPVTEDTVWGGRMLESVIYPVLDGNEVTTIAVYARDVTNSRYAEEARKKTQEQYRLIVETANEGIVGLDTDWRITYVNDIMAKFLGYDAVDVIGKRYTHFLLPQELGDFKKRAGEVLHGKRNRYERQFVHKEGHVVWGLVSASPLTSEDGNHLGAFAMVADITEVKQAHERLLTILDGMSAYIYVSDLETDEILFMNAHMKDRFGPCDDTTTCYQHVRGRDTKCEICAKGKIIDENGRPAGTFVSERYSEEHKTWYLNYDSAIEWLRGKLVHMHMGTDITELKTMAVELEHAMVEAQAASLSKNEFLANMSHEIRTPLNGLLGMMQLLQLTSMEIAQQDYLNTALNSGRNLLQILNDILDLSKVESGKLELEESEFELGEMLDSVIGTFRLDVEERGLKMAWTIDPNLPRFFEADKGRLRQILFNLVGNAAKFTDQGSIHVEAYPLHSNSEDDIVSIFFQVTDTGIGIPAGKISNVFDPFTQADGSTTRKYQGTGLGLGIVHRLVSLMNGNLYVESRENEGTMITFTIQAKQVAEPSLCSSTQENCLQKEGLSILVAEDERVNRVVVERLLIKFGHVPLCVDSGEKALEKLKHKSFDLFLTDIQMPGLDGVETTRVIRQDMDIDIPIIALTAHAMKGDKDRFIEAGMNGYIAKPFDMEKLREEIERVMAQSSTTTKA, from the coding sequence ATGACCCAAGAAACAACGCCTCAAGGCCAGCCCGCCACCGAACAATCCTGTCAGGAAAAGATTAAAGAATTCGAGTTGACTGACGGATGCTTCAAAGCGTTGTTCGAATCCAGCAGCGACGGCCTCGTTTACACCAATCCCGAAGGTGTCATCCTCAAGGTAAACCCAGCTTTTTGCACCATGCTAGGATACCCTGCCGAAAAGTTGATCGGCAAAACCCCCTTGGATTTCGCTCCGCCTGAAAATCGTGAAGCTGAAGCCGAATTCATTCGCAATATATTGAGTAGCGAAGAAAGCAATATTAAATTTGAAAAAGAATTAGTGCGGGCGGATGGACACCGTATTCAGGTTCAGGTCAATTTATGGGACTGCCCCAATAGTCAAATCAAAGGCGGAACATGGGGAACAGTCCGTGATCTCACAGCCCAAAAAAACGCTGAATTTGAAGCAATCAAGTCGCACGAGCGCTACCTATTCATGGCAGAAAATACGGATGACGTTATTTGGGCCATGGGTCCAGATTTCATATACACGTATGTCAGTCCATCGGTAAAACGCCAGCGCGGATTTTCCCCGGAGGAAATCGTCGGGAGTCATGGTGAAAAAGCCATGCCTCTTGAGTCCAAAACTCGACTTAAAGTCGCTTTCGACGAGGCTCGCGAAAAAGCCCTTCTAGGTGATGATGTCACAATTACACGAATAGAATTGGAACTTTTTTGTAAGGACGGATCTACTATTTGGGTCGAATCAGTTATCAAAGCCCTGTGGGATACGTCCGGCAAATGGCTCGGATCTGTCGGCTCCTCTCGTGATATTTCTGACCGAAAGAAAATGGAAGAGAAACTCAAAAAGAGTCAACACTCAGTTCGCGCCCTATTGGACGCTATTACGGAACCGGTTGGCCTATTTGAACTCAAAGGCACCATCCTCGCTGCAAACCAAACCTTGGCGGATATTCTTGGTCGTTCAGTGGAACAGGCCATCGGCTGCAACATATATGATTTCATGCCAGACATGCTGGCAAATACCGTCAAAAAAGCTTTTACCAAAGTTAAGACAGCGGGAGAACCTGTGACCGAAGATACGGTCTGGGGCGGCAGAATGCTGGAAAGCGTTATCTACCCCGTGCTCGACGGAAACGAAGTAACGACTATTGCGGTCTATGCCAGAGACGTTACCAATTCACGCTATGCAGAAGAAGCCAGAAAAAAAACGCAGGAACAATACCGCCTCATCGTGGAAACTGCCAATGAAGGTATTGTGGGATTGGATACCGACTGGCGTATTACATATGTCAACGACATCATGGCGAAATTTCTCGGCTATGATGCAGTAGATGTTATCGGGAAAAGATACACACACTTCCTTTTGCCCCAAGAATTGGGAGACTTCAAAAAACGTGCAGGGGAAGTATTGCACGGCAAACGTAACCGCTATGAGCGACAATTCGTCCACAAAGAGGGCCACGTGGTCTGGGGTTTGGTGTCCGCTTCACCTCTGACTTCAGAAGATGGAAATCATTTGGGTGCTTTTGCCATGGTTGCGGATATAACCGAGGTCAAACAAGCCCATGAGAGACTGTTGACCATTCTCGATGGCATGAGTGCCTACATTTATGTTTCCGATTTGGAAACCGATGAAATTCTCTTCATGAATGCTCACATGAAAGACCGATTTGGTCCGTGCGACGATACCACCACCTGCTATCAACACGTCCGCGGCCGCGACACAAAATGTGAAATCTGCGCCAAGGGCAAAATCATCGATGAAAACGGCAGGCCTGCTGGAACTTTCGTTTCAGAACGATACAGCGAAGAACACAAAACGTGGTATCTTAATTATGATAGTGCAATCGAATGGTTGCGCGGGAAATTGGTCCATATGCACATGGGCACGGATATCACGGAACTCAAAACCATGGCCGTAGAACTGGAACACGCCATGGTGGAAGCGCAAGCTGCCAGCCTTTCAAAGAATGAATTTCTGGCAAACATGAGCCACGAAATCAGGACACCGCTCAACGGCCTGCTCGGTATGATGCAATTATTGCAGCTTACCTCCATGGAAATAGCGCAACAGGATTATCTTAATACAGCACTTAATTCAGGCCGCAATCTCTTACAAATTCTCAATGACATCCTTGACCTCTCCAAGGTTGAGTCCGGCAAACTGGAATTGGAAGAAAGCGAATTCGAACTAGGAGAAATGCTCGATTCCGTGATTGGAACCTTCCGACTCGACGTCGAAGAGCGTGGCCTCAAAATGGCGTGGACCATTGATCCAAACCTTCCTCGTTTTTTCGAGGCCGATAAAGGACGACTTCGGCAAATATTATTCAACCTAGTCGGTAATGCGGCCAAATTCACAGACCAAGGCTCTATACATGTTGAAGCCTACCCCCTGCATTCAAATTCAGAAGACGATATTGTCAGCATTTTTTTCCAGGTGACAGACACAGGCATTGGAATTCCTGCAGGCAAGATCTCAAATGTTTTCGATCCCTTTACTCAGGCAGATGGCTCCACAACACGCAAATACCAAGGCACAGGTCTTGGTTTGGGCATTGTGCACCGACTGGTCTCGCTCATGAATGGTAATTTGTATGTAGAAAGCCGCGAGAATGAAGGCACAATGATCACATTTACCATTCAAGCCAAACAGGTTGCAGAGCCATCATTGTGCTCCTCTACCCAAGAAAACTGCTTGCAAAAGGAAGGGTTATCGATACTGGTGGCGGAAGACGAACGCGTCAATCGGGTGGTAGTAGAACGCCTTCTCATAAAATTCGGCCACGTTCCCTTGTGCGTCGACAGCGGTGAAAAGGCTTTGGAAAAACTCAAACATAAATCTTTTGATCTCTTTCTGACCGATATCCAGATGCCGGGACTGGACGGCGTCGAAACCACCCGCGTCATACGTCAGGATATGGACATTGATATACCTATTATCGCGCTGACAGCACACGCCATGAAAGGAGACAAAGATAGATTTATAGAAGCGGGAATGAACGGCTACATCGCGAAACCGTTTGATATGGAAAAACTGCGGGAAGAAATCGAACGCGTAATGGCGCAATCCTCCACAACTACAAAAGCCTGA